In Candidatus Eisenbacteria bacterium, the genomic window CGTTCGCGCACCACGACGCGCCCTCTCCCTATCGCGCTTCGGGTCCGATCTTCGTGCGCCGAGGAGCGCGCACGGCAACGCCGGCCATCGGTGAGATCCCCGCGATGTTCAGACACCGCTTGCTCTCGCTGCGCGCGTACGACGCTGCGGCGTTGCTGGTGGGCGCCGACGTCACCGAGGGTGTCGAGCTCGAGCAGGCCATCGAACGGCTCTTCGAGGACCCCCAGGTGCGGTACCTCCACATCCACAATGCCAAGCCGGGGTGTTTCAACTGCAAGGTCGTGCGGGTGAGGTGAATAGTCCTTGCCGGCGGCGCCGCAGATGCTATCGTCCTGACCTCGGCTCGCGAGGCGCCCTGCCTCGCGCCGTACGATGGAAGGAGGCGCACATGGCAATCCGAGATCTCGTCCGCCCCGCGCCACCCACCTTCCGTCGAGCGCCCTAGCCAGCCGTCCCACCGACGCGCGGCCGCTCCTGCGGAAGGAGCGGCCTTTTTCGTGACCCGGCGAATCGAGGCCGCTCCGTGGCATGCCCCGGGGGATCGCGGCGCTTCCGTGCGCCACAAGAACTCCACGCGAGGTCACGACGTCATGTCGATCGAGACGCTGGGTTGGAATCAGGAATGGAGCGATCAGTTCGAAGTCCATCGCCATCAAGGATGCGAGCCGGGCCGCATTTCCGGCCAGGACCGTGAGCGCTACGACGTGCTCGACGGTCGAGATGAGTCGGCGGCGGAGGTCTCGGGCCGCTTTCGTCACGAG contains:
- a CDS encoding DUF1203 domain-containing protein, which produces MSGSFQLVALPSERFAPLFEQSDAELEAAGARRMIVDDKPGFPCRVSLADAEIGETVVLISFAHHDAPSPYRASGPIFVRRGARTATPAIGEIPAMFRHRLLSLRAYDAAALLVGADVTEGVELEQAIERLFEDPQVRYLHIHNAKPGCFNCKVVRVR